In Buchnera aphidicola (Ceratoglyphina bambusae), a single window of DNA contains:
- the trpD gene encoding anthranilate phosphoribosyltransferase — translation MKKIFKKLYRLKNLDIIESYKLFNNIIYKNINYAEIVSAIVLMKSKGETIYEILGAIKSFLKIKKKFNRPKYLFSDITGTGGDYQNDINISTISAIVSSIAGFKISKHCNYNITSKSGSADFLKENKININISAKHSRKNLDKFNICFLLAPLYYKCFNDIKNIRKDLKTRTIFNILGPLLNPSRPPLSVIGVYDIKLMPIIIRICKILNYKRVIVLHSKNYDEVTLYGPTYINELKNKKILKYKLFPEDFGFKKYNKKIKFSDKKHVKKLIKGFGKNVHEETISANVAMILRTFGKENIKDNAHYALEIIKKGEIYKFIKKISCGNKK, via the coding sequence ATGAAAAAAATTTTTAAAAAATTATATAGATTAAAAAATCTTGATATTATAGAAAGTTATAAATTATTTAATAATATAATTTATAAAAATATTAATTATGCAGAAATTGTTTCTGCTATAGTTTTAATGAAATCTAAAGGAGAAACTATATATGAAATTTTAGGAGCTATAAAAAGTTTTTTAAAAATAAAAAAAAAATTTAATAGACCAAAGTATTTGTTTTCAGATATTACAGGAACAGGTGGAGATTATCAGAATGATATAAATATTTCTACTATTAGTGCTATAGTTTCTTCTATAGCTGGATTTAAAATATCTAAACATTGTAATTATAATATTACTAGTAAATCTGGATCTGCTGATTTTTTAAAAGAAAACAAAATAAACATAAATATATCTGCAAAACATTCTAGAAAAAATTTAGATAAATTTAATATTTGTTTTTTATTAGCTCCATTATATTATAAATGTTTTAATGACATAAAAAATATAAGAAAAGATTTAAAAACTAGAACAATTTTTAACATATTAGGTCCATTATTAAATCCTTCAAGACCTCCTTTATCTGTAATAGGAGTTTATGATATAAAATTAATGCCTATAATTATAAGAATTTGTAAAATTTTAAATTATAAAAGAGTAATAGTATTACACAGCAAAAACTATGATGAAGTTACTTTATATGGTCCTACATATATTAATGAACTTAAAAACAAAAAAATTTTAAAATATAAATTATTTCCAGAAGATTTTGGATTTAAAAAATATAATAAAAAAATTAAATTTTCAGATAAAAAACATGTAAAAAAATTAATAAAAGGTTTTGGAAAAAATGTGCATGAAGAAACTATATCAGCTAATGTAGCAATGATTTTAAGAACTTTTGGAAAAGAAAATATAAAAGACAATGCACATTATGCTTTAGAAATAATAAAAAAAGGTGAAATATATAAATTTATAAAAAAAATATCTTGCGGTAATAAAAAATGA
- a CDS encoding DMT family transporter, which translates to MNKIIILFIFLIVSITWSTTWVAMKIAIETIPPFFATGLRFLLSFPILYILSYFTNTPLLFPKKNRFFQILIILFYFSIPFSLILYSSNYINTSVSSIIFSTTPIFILFLSKLILKNKINFYQILGSLITILSIFFLILLEYKNLYYNSIKGVILLLLALISHSYIYIECKKREFNISALTFNAIPSFISGILITLISLIIEKPKFYNFSKNSIFAILYLSNFSSIFGILLYFYLQKIVSKFFSSAVFLIFPIFSIFIELYFYNSNIFNIKFFIFYFFALFGILITLIFSIEKTNKK; encoded by the coding sequence ATGAACAAAATAATAATATTATTTATATTTTTAATAGTTTCTATTACTTGGAGTACTACATGGGTAGCTATGAAAATAGCTATAGAAACTATTCCTCCGTTTTTTGCTACTGGATTAAGATTCTTGTTATCTTTTCCAATATTATATATATTATCTTACTTTACTAATACTCCACTATTATTTCCTAAAAAAAATAGATTTTTTCAAATACTTATAATATTATTTTATTTTTCTATACCTTTCTCTTTAATTTTATATAGCAGTAATTATATTAATACTAGTGTATCTTCTATAATATTTTCCACTACACCTATATTTATATTATTTCTGTCTAAATTAATATTAAAAAATAAAATAAATTTTTATCAAATATTAGGATCATTAATTACTATATTATCAATATTTTTCTTAATATTATTAGAATATAAAAATTTATACTACAATAGTATAAAAGGTGTAATATTACTTTTGCTGGCTTTAATTAGTCATTCTTATATATATATAGAGTGTAAAAAAAGAGAATTTAATATTTCTGCTTTAACATTTAACGCAATACCATCATTTATTTCAGGTATATTAATAACATTAATATCTTTAATAATAGAAAAACCCAAATTTTACAATTTTTCAAAAAATTCAATTTTTGCAATATTATATTTATCAAATTTTTCTAGTATATTCGGAATATTATTATATTTTTATTTACAAAAAATTGTTAGTAAATTTTTTTCTTCTGCAGTATTTTTAATTTTTCCAATATTCTCTATTTTTATAGAATTATATTTTTATAATAGTAATATTTTTAATATTAAATTTTTTATATTTTATTTTTTCGCATTGTTTGGGATTTTAATCACTTTAATTTTTAGTATTGAGAAAACAAACAAAAAATAA